The window aataattttaaatcagGGCTTTAAAAATGGCCATAACTTTCAGAGTGGATTCCTAATGCACGATTAGAAATGGCTTTGGGCAGAGCTCCTATAAATTTGTCTGGTTGAGAATGTACTAATATTCCTCAGTTCTAGTTGGCAGCAGCCAATATCAAGACTTGAGACAGGCCTAATATACTGTATGGTCTTCACTAAATAAAAGATCAGGTGAAAGGTCTCATATTATTTGGTCTTTGCATGCAAGTGTTACAATGAATACTGAacacacaacattttttaaatgtttaaaacactaccagtcaaaggtttggaatgattgagattttttaatgattttgaaagaaggcTCATagaggctacatttatttaatcaacaatacaagtaaaaaaaaaagaaagaaagaaaagcaataCTGTTAAATAGTATTACAGTTTGATTTCGGATAAGCTgaactgttttcaattttaatcgattttaaaatgtcatttatttctgtgaatccaaagctgaattttcagcagccattactccagtcttcagtgtcacatgatccttcagaaatcatataatatgctgatttggtgccacAAATGTTGCTGTGCCAAATCAGTTGCAAAAATGTAGTGCAGTTGTGAAAAATCAGTTCAGTTAGGTTTCAATTAATGGGCTAATCTCCCGgtgaagttaattaaaaaaagagctaTTTGAAAAGGCTTGAATATCTAGtacaaaatgtattgtgaaatgtATTGGATTGTGAAAAGTCACTCAATacttgttatttatttacttttcatcAACAACGTtgcaaaatgtattataatgtctataatgctcttaaaaaaaataagaactgtCTATAGTTTAATCTCGGCCAATATTGTGTGTCTCAGTGGGTCGGTCGATACGGTAGATGAACTCAGCGGGCAGGAAGTATCCCAGGTACTCCACTGTGTTTGGAGTGGTGTCAATGTAGTAATGGCCTCCCTCACCATGATGACTGAAGCCATGTGTATGCTCCACTCTCAGGTCAAGACCCTGTGAATTAGGAGCAACAGAAATTAGTTGATAAGAAATATTTAGCAAAGATGCAGAATAACATTGTCAGTGAAATGGAGGTATGACACGGTGGGTTGGTACTCACTGGGTCTCTGGACACCATGACCGTTTGAAAGATCAGTGGAGCACTGATTTCAAAATGCCTGAGCCAGTTATTGACCTCCTCATTGGTGTTTAGAGGGCAGGCAGAGAATTCAGGAGGCTTAAAGACAGAGCAATGAAAAGATTACGTTCACATCACATCATTCGTAATTCGTAATCGTAGTTCAGAATCCTACTTTATTCTATAGTTCAATGGcgaactgtattttctatcccctaaccctaaaccGACCACCActcacttcattctgtatgatttataagcttgtttcatCATAGGGGCCAAAAAAATTTGGTCtcccaaacacaaacacatacaaaaaagAATCACAGTATTACAAGTAAATCTGAAAAGCATAAAAAGATtgtacacttccattcaaaagttaaGAAAAGTTAAGATAacatttctgaaagaagtctctgatGTTCacaaggctgcacttatttgattatatatatatatatatatatatatatatatataatatatatatatataatatataatatatatatatataatatatatatatatatatatatatatatatatatatatatatatagaaagagtaacattgtgaaatattattgttcaAGTATTATCTATAGAATCCACAATGctataaatagatattttatttagaaatttaatgcattaacttttCTTCATGAAATAAATTAAGCAGATTTTTACATCTGGACTGTGCTTTTTATAGGACatccaaatgtttattttttattacgttttttttatttttttaataccatAATATGGATCTTCGCCTTCCCCTTTTGTAAGACGAAAGTTCCCCCCAGGGCCACACTCTTCTCCCCATAATGTTCTTCCATGGTCTTTCTCATGCAGCTCACGAGACTGTCCTCTCCAGTTCTTCTGCAGGCTCTCACCTCGATGACCTGCAATGGTAGTTTCAAACCTTGTTACTGTCTGATAACAATGTTGTTACAACTTGATTGCATAAGAGCACACGCACAAAAGACAGTGATACTAGAATCCAAGGTGTTTTCATATAATAATTCTCAGGTTGACAGAAATACAGGATAACTCACACAAAACCAGGGTTTAGTGTACATGAAGCCGGACAACAACAAACTGAAAACGCCTTAACTTAAATTGGGAAAGTGATAAGGCGAACACAGCTGAACACAATACAATCAATAACCATGATAACCATAGGTTGGAAAAAAGGTTGCAAACACACAAAGTCCACATGgagaatgtgcatgtgtgtgacaaAACGCCCCCCTCCAGAAGGTACAACCATGCGTTGAAAAATGGAAAGCGGAGGAGACTCTGGAGGAGGAAGGACATCCAACAAAAAAGCCCAGAGTGATCGTGATAGTGGTGAAGACCAAGGGGCAGCCTTGAGCAGAGGAAGATGGTCTGAGGTGGAGCAGAGCACACAGAGATAGTAGACAGTTACGGGTTCATCAAACCTGGGAAGAGGTGGCTACCGGCAGGCCTTAGGTGGTGACTCGCCACTGAGAGGGATGTGTGGCAGGATTGGTTGAGGCCTGAGAGGAACTTGGAGGATAGTACAAAATCCAACAAAAAAATAGAGCAGCCTCAATAGTATTCTGGAGAAgtggtgggagagggaggctgggcgGGACCAGCAGTTCTGACGATAGCAAAGTGGGGAGAATATCAACCTATCCGAAATCAAAACCGTTCTCTAGCGTGGTAACCAAACGCTCACACTCAGTGGTGGGCGGGGCTCACTTCCATGCCCTCGTACTCCACTAGCACTCCCTCTAGGAATGTCCCGATCAGGTTTTTTTGCCCTCGAGTCCGAGTCATTTGTTTTTGAGTATCTACCGATATCGAGTCCCATTCCGATACttctataatacattaaaaaaataataaagaagagCGAAAAAACAGATCCAGGATGttcaataaattagattttgaaatatattcaaatagaaaacagctattttaaataggctagcaaaaatatttcaaaattgtactgtttagctgtactttggatcaaataaatgcaggcttggtgaacagaagagacttctttaaacaacattaacaagcttactgttcaaaaacttttgactggttgtATAACaattttttctctaatttctagcttttaattggcttagaaatctataactgctggaagataacaaataatgatttgtttatatactacaaagactgtttatcacataataaggtagaatagtttctatactgtaataaatgctatgtcaatcagcactgcattgttcatatattttatttatcacctgctggagatgaataaaaaaaaaaaaacattgtatttgtgtttccaaaagtttctgttttcctgtgaaaatagctgttttcatacagcgatagctggatgcttttgtccatattaggaatttccttatatgactttctgcgcgagagcgccctctggcgttgagtatgaatgaaacgcacactgcaggagtgtttagcGCTCCTTGATGTTCATCTCGCCTTATTCTGTGTCCGAATAAAACACCAGATCATGCACAGgctatatatttattcacacctttattaaatatttcagagTCCTCATCTGGAGGGAACGTCTGATTCCGATCGAGTCTGAAACCACATGATCGGGCTCGATTTCCATCCCGTGATAGGATCTGGACATCCCTAACTCCCTCAGTGATGGACGAAGCAGCCGGCTCACACACCCGGTCAGACATGCACTGCTCTGGCTCTGTGACGATGTTATGCTCGGTCACTAATGATGCAGCAGAGATTCTCTACTTGAAATCTCGCAGATTGTCGATGCTTGGCTGGGTGCTAGATCTGTAGTGGGGCTGGTGTCGCCGTTGACTATGTCCACTGTGAGCGGTGATTCACAGGACACCAGCACCCACTCTACATGAACACCAGTgcgcaaatatttaataaatgcatttcaagTGTTCTGTAATAATTATCAGTAGCTTACTCCTGATAAAGGTTTCATCATTTTTGGCTATTACCAAATGAAATACATCACAGTATTAGGATTATAGTGCGGCAATTCTGTCAGTGTGATATGAAGAGCAAAGTCCCCATGGTTTTTACCTTTCCAGGTTTGCCCTCACATGCATAAAGGTTTGCAAGGAGGCCGAAGTCACAGTCATGGAACCTGTCGCTATATTTCTCCTGCAGACATTTTCCATCCACTGGGTTGATGGATGAAAAATAACTGCCATTCACTGCAGCTCTTCCTTCAGCTTCAGTCAGCACCAGAGGCATTAactacggaaaaaaaaaaaaacgggacaGAAACAGTGTTATGAATCCCACATTAAACCAAAAAGCGgtgtattaaaaaagaaaattatgttttgaagTGACAATACTTTTTTTGGTTAATACGGTTGATATGATAATGTTTTGGACTTTATACAGAAACTTATCATATGTAGCATTACAAATAAGAATGTTTGTTCACTGATGCCACTGCAAATTCACATCAGtttcttttcattcatttattttttataatttcattccATCACATTAGGTCTAAACATTTTATAGTGTGTAAAAACTTCATACTGCTTCTTTAAGTACAGCTGTACAGACCTCTCCATTCATGCCAACTGTCTTGTAGGAAACCGCACCAGCACCAAGAAAAAATCCCCCAGGCAGCTCCACCTCCTTGGACACAGTGTTCATGTTGTACACCTTACGGGCAGAGGAGGACAAAGTACACAAATCCATTACTTGAGTCAAAGTACAGACACTGCTGGTCAAATATTACAAGTTCTAAAGGCAGATTTGTACTTAAAAGTACAGAAGTACTAGCATTTAAAAGTACTTAAGTACCAAAAGTAAATTTCCTCTTTTAAGTCAACACAGTTTTATAATTGTTGTATGTAATACTTGCAAAACCTGCAagcaaatttagcatttcatttggaaatcaaggtctggagtccggaggaagactggagaggcacagaagtCCAAGCTGTTTGAAGTCCAgagtgaagtttctgaagtcagagatgatttggcTGCCGTggcgtctgctggtgttgctccattgtgttttattaaatccaaagtgaatgcagccatctaccaggagattttggagcacttcatgcctccatctgctgacaagccttatggagatgctgatttcattttccagcaggactagcatctgcccacagtgccaaaaccacttctaagtggtttgatgaccatgatgCTACTGTACTTGATTGGCCAGCCagctcacctgaccttaacctcacagagaatctatggggtattgtaaaGAGGGAgagaagtaacatctgacaaacaatagagaggagctgaaggccgctatcaaagcaacctgggcttcaataacgcctcagcagtgcTACAGACTGATCACCTtaatgccacgctgcattgaagcTGTAATtcgtgcaaaaggagccccagcCAATtactgagtgcataattaaacctgctttggagatcttgaac of the Carassius gibelio isolate Cgi1373 ecotype wild population from Czech Republic chromosome A5, carGib1.2-hapl.c, whole genome shotgun sequence genome contains:
- the ca5h11orf54 gene encoding ester hydrolase C11orf54 homolog isoform X3: MNTVSKEVELPGGFFLGAGAVSYKTVGMNGELMPLVLTEAEGRAAVNGSYFSSINPVDGKCLQEKYSDRFHDCDFGLLANLYACEGKPGKVIEVRACRRTGEDSLVSCMRKTMEEHYGEKSVALGGTFVLQKGKAKIHIMPPEFSACPLNTNEEVNNWLRHFEISAPLIFQTVMVSRDPGLDLRVEHTHGFSHHGEGGHYYIDTTPNTVEYLGYFLPAEFIYRIDRPTETHNIGRD
- the ca5h11orf54 gene encoding ester hydrolase C11orf54 homolog isoform X2, giving the protein MIRTFQMLQSGLNKNFSDVKVSVTDCPDLTQEPFGFPVKGLCGKPRITDVGGVPYLIPLAQPNKVYNMNTVSKEVELPGGFFLGAGAVSYKTVGMNGELMPLVLTEAEGRAAVNGSYFSSINPVDGKCLQEKYSDRFHDCDFGLLANLYACEGKPGKVIEVRACRRTGEDSLVSCMRKTMEEHYGEKSVALGGTFVLQKGKAKIHIMPPEFSACPLNTNEEVNNWLRHFEISAPLIFQTVMVSRDPGLDLRVEHTHGFSHHGEGGHYYIDTTPNTVEYLGYFLPAEFIYRIDRPTETHNIGRD
- the ca5h11orf54 gene encoding ester hydrolase C11orf54 homolog isoform X1, whose amino-acid sequence is MREPDRSIHTLKRMADTGKTEKFQLHVPNLAELCQVLQSGLNKNFSDVKVSVTDCPDLTQEPFGFPVKGLCGKPRITDVGGVPYLIPLAQPNKVYNMNTVSKEVELPGGFFLGAGAVSYKTVGMNGELMPLVLTEAEGRAAVNGSYFSSINPVDGKCLQEKYSDRFHDCDFGLLANLYACEGKPGKVIEVRACRRTGEDSLVSCMRKTMEEHYGEKSVALGGTFVLQKGKAKIHIMPPEFSACPLNTNEEVNNWLRHFEISAPLIFQTVMVSRDPGLDLRVEHTHGFSHHGEGGHYYIDTTPNTVEYLGYFLPAEFIYRIDRPTETHNIGRD